A window from Myxocyprinus asiaticus isolate MX2 ecotype Aquarium Trade chromosome 37, UBuf_Myxa_2, whole genome shotgun sequence encodes these proteins:
- the LOC127427805 gene encoding mitotic interactor and substrate of PLK1-like isoform X3 translates to MFRYTPPWQVLCNSMDHDFKRQSSIVIDNPYDACTHLSGEERAVIHSHHSLRPPLPRPAQNHSSPGVPMTSKPKRWVIKPFSPKLEQSDLHSILSTTGQPQSSEDMWSSSHDSESLRFRFDSILVTGMQATVMVSPGSGENTPDVVVQARQVAVSEDGCESENWRPSSPSNLSSPGTPSSTGSYVGFYSFVDDPTSPEAEMNEAHMVSPERLALKENNSFKLQTYSEETRPGRLFQETNGDAPYRVEDVSKIHEEEENPDRMDIIRSQVPRKSSALKEQWSALEILDLSNTPQRLLDGFSLCYNPASSKSQQASAEPSAIDNEQIDFNAARKQFLMMDKSKQNMFLQSPQQLTCSPKLRGRTLSPMASIFTPKQLSKEYTPRENQVPLRTQQEVEKLTVIMTEDPEDGVQSGAIDDIDSGLGDRSGGYASDGSISNDPTISEMGSSLSVPSAGETPIEREIRIAQEREENLRRLRGILHTGHSEIVEIKTKPILPQSYPQLKPPKAKETNRVSFLVQRELDLEKRRQSHNRVLSLQSKENQGEAQDKRIKFETQPEVQITSLRISPRESPTNDLQQRNVSVVETAEKPVLIDEDDRSDSEEVLSPCCTHRHTDESMLQRNYSESSSFGNQDIKVHITANLEENFHSKVRFYKENVFETQTSSLRTKKLPSWIAENGTSMSGRDRISSPNILSPLEPTKTRYVPTWRSHLECTSWCPQIQNAPDSIRQEIEQDLRREQELQELRESSSHSFSEPISAPMTPVESRPLPTSSEETLSSPQSMQKYMMDVEEKKTDYSYPNSWNLNPSQISMI, encoded by the coding sequence aGGCAGTCATCGATTGTGATAGACAACCCATATGATGCATGTACACACCTCTCAGGAGAGGAGCGGGCTGTGATCCATTCCCATCATTCTCTGAGACCACCACTCCCCAGGCCTGCCCAGAACCATTCATCACCTGGAGTCCCCATGACCAGCAAGCCAAAGCGCTGGGTGATAAAGCCCTTCTCCCCTAAGCTAGAGCAGTCAGATTTGCACTCCATACTGAGCACTACTGGCCAACCACAATCCTCAGAGGACATGTGGagcagcagtcatgacagtgaatCTCTCAGGTTCAGATTTGACAGCATATTAGTAACAGGTATGCAGGCCACTGTGATGGTTTCACCAGGAAGTGGTGAAAACACTCCAGATGTGGTGGTCCAGGCCAGACAGGTGGCTGTGTCTGAGGATGGGTGTGAAAGTGAGAACTGGAGGCCCAGCAGCCCCAGTAATCTCAGCAGCCCTGGAACCCCCAGCAGCACAGGCTCTTATGTTGGGTTCTATTCCTTTGTAGATGACCCAACCAGCCCAGAGGCAGAGATGAATGAAGCCCACATGGTTTCTCCTGAGAGACTTGCCTTGAAGGAGAATAACTCCTTTAAGCTGCAAACGTATTCAGAGGAAACAAGACCTGGAAGACTGTTCCAAGAAACTAACGGAGATGCCCCTTACAGAGTTGAGGATGTCTCAAAAATCCATGAAGAGGAGGAAAATCCAGACAGAATGGACATCATTCGGAGTCAGGTTCCAAGGAAAAGTTCTGCCCTCAAAGAACAGTGGAGTGCGTTAGAAATTCTGGACCTTAGTAACACTCCCCAAAGACTCCTGGATGGGTTTAGTCTATGCTACAACCCTGCAAGTTCAAAGTCTCAACAGGCCAGTGCTGAGCCTAGTGCCATAGACAATGAGCAAATTGACTTTAATGCTGCACGTAAGCAGTTTCTAATGATGGACAAATCAAAGCAGAACATGTTCCTACAGAGTCCACAGCAGCTCACTTGTTCCCCCAAACTGAGAGGAAGAACTCTATCCCCAATGGCCAGCATCTTCACACCAAAACAACTAAGCAAAGAGTACACCCCTAGGGAGAATCAGGTCCCACTGAGAACACAACAAGAGGTAGAAAAGTTGACTGTAATTATGACTGAGGATCCAGAAGATGGAGTTCAGAGTGGTGCCATAGATGACATTGACTCTGGCCTTGGTGACCGAAGTGGAGGTTACGCCAGTGATGGGAGCATTTCAAATGATCCCACCATTTCAGAAATGGGAAGTAGCTTGTCAGTGCCTAGTGCAGGGGAGACTCCCATTGAAAGGGAAATCAGAATTGCCCAAGAACGAGAAGAGAATCTACGACGATTAAGGGGTATCTTGCACACAGGCCATTCTGAGATAGTGGAAATCAAGACCAAACCAATTCTGCCACAGTCATATCCACAGCTGAAACCTCCAAAAGCCAAAGAAACAAACAGGGTGAGTTTCCTCGTTCAGAGAGAGCTTGATCTTGAGAAACGGCGACAGAGCCATAACAGGGTTTTGAGCCTTCAAAGCAAAGAGAATCAAGGTGAAGCACAAGACAAGAGGATTAAATTTGAGACACAACCAGAAGTTCAAATCACATCTTTAAGGATAAGCCCCAGAGAGAGTCCAACAAATGATTTACAGCAAAGGAATGTCTCTGTGGTGGAAACTGCAGAGAAACCTGTACTAATAGATGAAGATGACCGCTCTGATTCAGAGGAAGTTCTTTCACCTTGCTGCACCCATCGACATACAGATGAATCTATGCTTCAGAGAAACTACAGTGAGAGCAGCTCTTTTGGAAACCAAGATATAAAAGTCCATATTACTGCAAATCTTGAGGAAAATTTCCATTCTAAAGTAAGgttttataaagaaaatgtttttgagaCACAAACCAGTTCTCTAAGAACAAAGAAATTGCCATCCTGGATTGCGGAAAATGGCACCAGCATGTCAGGGAGAGACAGAATATCCTCTCCAAATATTCTGTCCCCACTGGAACCCACAAAAACTCGTTATGTCCCTACGTGGAGGTCTCACCTTGAATGCACCAGCTGGTGTCCCCAAATTCAGAATGCCCCAGACAGCATCCGCCAGGAAATCGAACAAGACCTCAGGCGAGAACAGGAGCTCCAGGAGCTGAGAGAGTCAAGTAGCCATTCTTTCTCAGAACCCATCTCAGCACCCATGACTCCAGTCGAATCCAGGCCCCTACCAACCAGTAGTGAGGAAACGCTATCCTCACCACAAAGTATGCAGAAGTACATGATGGACGTAGAAGAAAAGAAGACAGATTATAGTTATCCTAATTCCTGGAATCTGAACCCTTCCCAAATATCCATG